In Malus sylvestris chromosome 15, drMalSylv7.2, whole genome shotgun sequence, a single genomic region encodes these proteins:
- the LOC126605679 gene encoding kinesin-like protein KIN-7F isoform X2 encodes MSVEEKILVSVRLRPLNDKEKAKNDVSDWCVKNNTVMYNNSHPDRPMSPSAYGFDRVFGWDCPTTKVYDEGAKEVALSVINGINSTIFAYGQTSSGKTYTMKGITDYAVADIYDYIEKHSDREFVLKFSAMEIYNEAVRDLLSSESAQLRLLDDPEKGTVVEKLSEEILRDRNHLEELLSVCEAQRKIGETSLNETSSRSHQILRLTIESSAREYLGIQSSTTLAATVNFVDLAGSERVSQGLSAGTRLKEGCHINRSLLTLGTVIRKLSKGKNVHVPYRDSKLTRILQNSLGGNARTAIICTLSPARSHVEQSKNTLFFANCAKEVTTNAKVNVVRSDKALVKQLQKELAKMEDALRSLASKSMQEKELLLEQMDKEINELTQQRDLAQSRVQNLLESTGDSQVPRIGENSGAESLSVGVKEDNASDITDRPSFTGSYEHNRQLSVSSEENFLLDSSAPEFGGLDSLPDWEDLAESAHVVERSHAEFEDIAQISHAECEDTAKRSQGEPQDNTQPTESEDIAGRSHSEPEDVAQRCPTESEDIAQRSQAESEVLAQRSQGESEVIAEASRAESEDSCKEIRCISSMDQNTFDLILSGSEENGENLAATAPMQQTGDKELNNVNAEYEAMRKKIQEMQRTINNLVNLAPMEQSPSSSESSSASMNLSRSRSCRAVIMSPSSFAPYEAELNENTTPAEGFRQRPSRSRQGAHGRSISREDFPASVASVPMDTDGTRDQPNAEVTTQQKFPHKKQKVYQGENSRSKHGGSAGKLPRRDSDQDSILSVHVEAEESTEAASAQDISEGWPRSSKGLRWKLFHKSKQGSEIGSSTRASSQLESVLSAPVAWKVFPNVLESDVEDNMSVLNFANERKEDKYEAQRGAGRRRHNRAEHPLRTPSNWRLDFETQRGLIIELWEACFVPLVHRTHFFILFKGDPSDFLYLEVELRRLTILKDTFSEGSNLKSRQAPTPAGSMKALKREREMLAKKVPKRFASTKEKERLYQKWGIRLNTKQRSLQLANLIWTSTMDMGHIRESATLVAKLVGLVAPLDAPKEILGLSFLSRPINKKSSIWRDSMSTL; translated from the exons ATGTCTGTGGAGGAGAAAATCCTCGTTTCGGTTCGGCTGAGGCCATtgaacgacaaggagaaggccAAGAACGATGTTTCGGATTGGTGCGTCAAGAACAACACCGTCATGTACAACAATAGCCATCCTGATCGCCCCATGTCTCCCTCTGCTTATGGTTTTG ACAGAGTATTTGGGTGGGACTGTCCCACGACGAAGGTGTACGATGAGGGAGCTAAAGAGGTTGCGCTTTCGGTCATCAATGGCATCAATT CAACCATTTTTGCCTATGGACAAACAAGCAGTGGAAAAACCTACACTATGAAGGGAATCACAGATTATGCAGTTGCAGACatatatgactacattgagaAA CATAGTGATAGGGAATTTGTGTTGAAGTTCTCCGCCATGGAGATCTACAACGAAGCTGTCAGAGACCTCCTCAGCTCCGAGAGTGCTCAACTTAGGCTCCTAGACGATCCAGAG AAAGGGACTGTTGTCGAGAAACTTTCAGAAGAGATTTTGAGAGACAGGAACCACCTAGAGGAACTTCTTTCCGTCTGTGAAG CTCAGAGGAAGATCGGAGAGACCTCTCTGAACGAAACTAGCTCAAGATCTCATCAGATTTTGCGACTG ACAATTGAAAGTTCCGCTCGAGAATACCTAGGCATTCAAAGTTCAACCACACTTGCAGCTACTGTG AATTTTGTTGATCTTGCAGGCAGTGAGCGTGTTTCTCAAGGGCTATCAGCTGGTACGAGATTGAAAGAAGGTTGCCACATAAATCGAAGCTTACTGACCCTGGGAACTGTAATTCGCAAACTAAG CAAGGGAAAGAATGTACACGTACCTTATAGAGATTCTAAGCTAACAAGAATACTGCAAAACTCGTTGGGAGGCAATGCCAGGACAGCCATCATTTGCACACTGAGCCCTGCACGAAGTCACGTTGAGCAATCGAAAAACACACTCTTCTTTGCAAATTGTGCAAAAGAGGTGACTACTAATGCAAAGGTCAATGTAGTAAGATCAGATAAGGCGTTGGTAAAGCAACTTCAGAAAGAATTAGCAAAAATGGAAGACGCATTGAGGAGCTTAGCATCAAAGTCAATGCAAGAGAAAGAACTTCTGCTTGAACAG ATGGATAAAGAGATCAACGAACTGACTCAACAACGTGATCTTGCTCAGTCTCGGGTTCAGAATTTGCTAGAATCAACTGGAGACAGCCAAGTTCCAAGAATAGGTGAAAATTCAGGAGCTGAGTCATTATCCGTGGGTGTAAAAGAAGACAACGCATCTGATATTACTGATAGACCTAGTTTTACTGGTTCCTACGAGCACAACCGTCAGCTTTCTGTGAGCTCTGAAGAAAACTTTCTGCTGGACAGTAGTGCTCCAGAGTTTGGTGGGCTTGATTCATTGCCGGATTGGGAGGATCTTGCAGAGTCTGCACATGTTGTGGAAAGATCTCATGCCGAATTTGAAGATATTGCACAAATATCTCACGCAGAATGTGAAGATACTGCAAAAAGATCTCAGGGAGAACCTCAAGATAATACACAACCGACGGAATCTGAAGATATTGCAGGCAGATCTCATTCAGAACCAGAAGATGTTGCACAAAGATGTCCAACAGAATCTGAAGATATTGCACAAAGAAGTCAAGCAGAATCTGAAGTTCTTGCACAAAGAAGTCAAGGAGAATCTGAAGTTATTGCAGAAGCATCTCGTGCGGAATCTGAAGATAGCTGCAAGGAAATTAGATGCATATCAAGCATGGACCAGAAcacttttgatttgattttaagTGGTtctgaagaaaatggagaaaacttAGCTGCAACCGCTCCCATGCAGCAGACAGGAGATAAGGAGTTGAATAACGTTAATGCAGAGTATGAAGCGATGCGGAAAAAGATTCAGGAAATGCAAAGGACAATTAACAACCTTGTTAATCTTGCCCCAATGGAACAAtctccttcttcctctgaaTCTAGCTCTGCAAGTATGAATTTGTCTAGAAGTCGCAGCTGCAGAGCGGTTATCATGAGTCCATCTTCTTTTGCACCGTATGAGGCAGAACTAAACGAGAATACAACACCTGCTGAAGGTTTCCGACAGAGACCTTCCAGATCAAGGCAAGGTGCCCACGGTAGAAGTATATCTAGGGAAGATTTTCCAGCTTCTGTTGCGAGTGTTCCAATGGACACAGATGGCACCAGAGATCAGCCCAATGCAGAGGTTACTACACAGCAGAAATTTCCtcataagaaacaaaaagtcTATCAGGGGGAGAACTCTCGATCCAAGCATGGTGGCTCCGCCGGAAAGTTACCAAGAAGAGATTCTGATCAAGATTCTATTTTGAGCGTTCACGTAGAGGCGGAGGAAAGCACGGAGGCAGCTAGTGCACAGGACATTTCTGAAGGCTGGCCTAGAAGTTCAAAAGGCTTGCGTTGGAAGCTATTTCATAAATCGAAGCAAGGTTCCGAAATTGGAAGCTCAACCAGAGCTAGTTCTCAATTAGAGTCAGTTTTGAGTGCTCCAGTGGCTTGGAAAGTTTTCCCCAATGTCTTGGAGTCTGATGTAGAGGATAATATGAGTGTTCTCAATTTCGCCAATGAACGCAAGGAAGACAAATACGAG GCACAAAGAGGAGCAGGACGGAGGAGGCACAATCGTGCGGAACATCCTTTGAGAACCCCTTCTAATTGGCGCCTTGATTTCGAGACACAGAGGGGACTGATAATCGAGCTGTGGGAGGCTTGCTTTGTGCCATTGGTTCACAGGACACatttcttcattcttttcaAAGGTGATCCGTCTGATTTTCTCTACTTGGAGGTAGAGCTACGAAGGTTGACGATTCTCAAGGACACCTTCTCCGAAGGAAGCAATCTTAAATCCCGCCAAGCTCCCACACCGGCTGGAAG CATGAAGGCTCTTaagcgagagagagaaatgtTAGCCAAGAAAGTGCCGAAGAGGTTTGCATCgacaaaggaaaaagaaaggctTTACCAGAAGTGGGGGATTAGGCTAAACACAAAGCAGAGGAGTCTGCAGTTGGCAAACTTGATATGGACGAGCACAATGGACATGGGGCACATCCGGGAGAGCGCCACCCTTGTTGCGAAGCTGGTTGGCCTTGTTGCACCACTCGATGCTCCCAAGGAAATACTCGGACTCAGCTTCTTATCTCGCCCTATAAACAAGAAATCCTCCATTTGGAGAGATTCCATGTCTACTCTATAG
- the LOC126605679 gene encoding kinesin-like protein KIN-7H isoform X4, which translates to MPLRQKGTVVEKLSEEILRDRNHLEELLSVCEAQRKIGETSLNETSSRSHQILRLTIESSAREYLGIQSSTTLAATVNFVDLAGSERVSQGLSAGTRLKEGCHINRSLLTLGTVIRKLSKGKNVHVPYRDSKLTRILQNSLGGNARTAIICTLSPARSHVEQSKNTLFFANCAKEVTTNAKVNVVRSDKALVKQLQKELAKMEDALRSLASKSMQEKELLLEQMDKEINELTQQRDLAQSRVQNLLESTGDSQVPRIGENSGAESLSVGVKEDNASDITDRPSFTGSYEHNRQLSVSSEENFLLDSSAPEFGGLDSLPDWEDLAESAHVVERSHAEFEDIAQISHAECEDTAKRSQGEPQDNTQPTESEDIAGRSHSEPEDVAQRCPTESEDIAQRSQAESEVLAQRSQGESEVIAEASRAESEDSCKEIRCISSMDQNTFDLILSGSEENGENLAATAPMQQTGDKELNNVNAEYEAMRKKIQEMQRTINNLVNLAPMEQSPSSSESSSASMNLSRSRSCRAVIMSPSSFAPYEAELNENTTPAEGFRQRPSRSRQGAHGRSISREDFPASVASVPMDTDGTRDQPNAEVTTQQKFPHKKQKVYQGENSRSKHGGSAGKLPRRDSDQDSILSVHVEAEESTEAASAQDISEGWPRSSKGLRWKLFHKSKQGSEIGSSTRASSQLESVLSAPVAWKVFPNVLESDVEDNMSVLNFANERKEDKYEAQRGAGRRRHNRAEHPLRTPSNWRLDFETQRGLIIELWEACFVPLVHRTHFFILFKGDPSDFLYLEVELRRLTILKDTFSEGSNLKSRQAPTPAGSMKALKREREMLAKKVPKRFASTKEKERLYQKWGIRLNTKQRSLQLANLIWTSTMDMGHIRESATLVAKLVGLVAPLDAPKEILGLSFLSRPINKKSSIWRDSMSTL; encoded by the exons ATGCCACTCCGACAGAAAGGGACTGTTGTCGAGAAACTTTCAGAAGAGATTTTGAGAGACAGGAACCACCTAGAGGAACTTCTTTCCGTCTGTGAAG CTCAGAGGAAGATCGGAGAGACCTCTCTGAACGAAACTAGCTCAAGATCTCATCAGATTTTGCGACTG ACAATTGAAAGTTCCGCTCGAGAATACCTAGGCATTCAAAGTTCAACCACACTTGCAGCTACTGTG AATTTTGTTGATCTTGCAGGCAGTGAGCGTGTTTCTCAAGGGCTATCAGCTGGTACGAGATTGAAAGAAGGTTGCCACATAAATCGAAGCTTACTGACCCTGGGAACTGTAATTCGCAAACTAAG CAAGGGAAAGAATGTACACGTACCTTATAGAGATTCTAAGCTAACAAGAATACTGCAAAACTCGTTGGGAGGCAATGCCAGGACAGCCATCATTTGCACACTGAGCCCTGCACGAAGTCACGTTGAGCAATCGAAAAACACACTCTTCTTTGCAAATTGTGCAAAAGAGGTGACTACTAATGCAAAGGTCAATGTAGTAAGATCAGATAAGGCGTTGGTAAAGCAACTTCAGAAAGAATTAGCAAAAATGGAAGACGCATTGAGGAGCTTAGCATCAAAGTCAATGCAAGAGAAAGAACTTCTGCTTGAACAG ATGGATAAAGAGATCAACGAACTGACTCAACAACGTGATCTTGCTCAGTCTCGGGTTCAGAATTTGCTAGAATCAACTGGAGACAGCCAAGTTCCAAGAATAGGTGAAAATTCAGGAGCTGAGTCATTATCCGTGGGTGTAAAAGAAGACAACGCATCTGATATTACTGATAGACCTAGTTTTACTGGTTCCTACGAGCACAACCGTCAGCTTTCTGTGAGCTCTGAAGAAAACTTTCTGCTGGACAGTAGTGCTCCAGAGTTTGGTGGGCTTGATTCATTGCCGGATTGGGAGGATCTTGCAGAGTCTGCACATGTTGTGGAAAGATCTCATGCCGAATTTGAAGATATTGCACAAATATCTCACGCAGAATGTGAAGATACTGCAAAAAGATCTCAGGGAGAACCTCAAGATAATACACAACCGACGGAATCTGAAGATATTGCAGGCAGATCTCATTCAGAACCAGAAGATGTTGCACAAAGATGTCCAACAGAATCTGAAGATATTGCACAAAGAAGTCAAGCAGAATCTGAAGTTCTTGCACAAAGAAGTCAAGGAGAATCTGAAGTTATTGCAGAAGCATCTCGTGCGGAATCTGAAGATAGCTGCAAGGAAATTAGATGCATATCAAGCATGGACCAGAAcacttttgatttgattttaagTGGTtctgaagaaaatggagaaaacttAGCTGCAACCGCTCCCATGCAGCAGACAGGAGATAAGGAGTTGAATAACGTTAATGCAGAGTATGAAGCGATGCGGAAAAAGATTCAGGAAATGCAAAGGACAATTAACAACCTTGTTAATCTTGCCCCAATGGAACAAtctccttcttcctctgaaTCTAGCTCTGCAAGTATGAATTTGTCTAGAAGTCGCAGCTGCAGAGCGGTTATCATGAGTCCATCTTCTTTTGCACCGTATGAGGCAGAACTAAACGAGAATACAACACCTGCTGAAGGTTTCCGACAGAGACCTTCCAGATCAAGGCAAGGTGCCCACGGTAGAAGTATATCTAGGGAAGATTTTCCAGCTTCTGTTGCGAGTGTTCCAATGGACACAGATGGCACCAGAGATCAGCCCAATGCAGAGGTTACTACACAGCAGAAATTTCCtcataagaaacaaaaagtcTATCAGGGGGAGAACTCTCGATCCAAGCATGGTGGCTCCGCCGGAAAGTTACCAAGAAGAGATTCTGATCAAGATTCTATTTTGAGCGTTCACGTAGAGGCGGAGGAAAGCACGGAGGCAGCTAGTGCACAGGACATTTCTGAAGGCTGGCCTAGAAGTTCAAAAGGCTTGCGTTGGAAGCTATTTCATAAATCGAAGCAAGGTTCCGAAATTGGAAGCTCAACCAGAGCTAGTTCTCAATTAGAGTCAGTTTTGAGTGCTCCAGTGGCTTGGAAAGTTTTCCCCAATGTCTTGGAGTCTGATGTAGAGGATAATATGAGTGTTCTCAATTTCGCCAATGAACGCAAGGAAGACAAATACGAG GCACAAAGAGGAGCAGGACGGAGGAGGCACAATCGTGCGGAACATCCTTTGAGAACCCCTTCTAATTGGCGCCTTGATTTCGAGACACAGAGGGGACTGATAATCGAGCTGTGGGAGGCTTGCTTTGTGCCATTGGTTCACAGGACACatttcttcattcttttcaAAGGTGATCCGTCTGATTTTCTCTACTTGGAGGTAGAGCTACGAAGGTTGACGATTCTCAAGGACACCTTCTCCGAAGGAAGCAATCTTAAATCCCGCCAAGCTCCCACACCGGCTGGAAG CATGAAGGCTCTTaagcgagagagagaaatgtTAGCCAAGAAAGTGCCGAAGAGGTTTGCATCgacaaaggaaaaagaaaggctTTACCAGAAGTGGGGGATTAGGCTAAACACAAAGCAGAGGAGTCTGCAGTTGGCAAACTTGATATGGACGAGCACAATGGACATGGGGCACATCCGGGAGAGCGCCACCCTTGTTGCGAAGCTGGTTGGCCTTGTTGCACCACTCGATGCTCCCAAGGAAATACTCGGACTCAGCTTCTTATCTCGCCCTATAAACAAGAAATCCTCCATTTGGAGAGATTCCATGTCTACTCTATAG
- the LOC126605679 gene encoding kinesin-like protein KIN-7F isoform X1, with the protein MSVEEKILVSVRLRPLNDKEKAKNDVSDWCVKDNTVMYNNSHPDRPMSPSAYGFDRVFGWDCPTTKVYDEGAKEVALSVINGINSTIFAYGQTSSGKTYTMKGITDYAVADIYDYIEKHSDREFVLKFSAMEIYNEAVRDLLSSESAQLRLLDDPEKGTVVEKLSEEILRDRNHLEELLSVCEAQRKIGETSLNETSSRSHQILRLTIESSAREYLGIQSSTTLAATVNFVDLAGSERVSQGLSAGTRLKEGCHINRSLLTLGTVIRKLSKGKNVHVPYRDSKLTRILQNSLGGNARTAIICTLSPARSHVEQSKNTLFFANCAKEVTTNAKVNVVRSDKALVKQLQKELAKMEDALRSLASKSMQEKELLLEQMDKEINELTQQRDLAQSRVQNLLESTGDSQVPRIGENSGAESLSVGVKEDNASDITDRPSFTGSYEHNRQLSVSSEENFLLDSSAPEFGGLDSLPDWEDLAESAHVVERSHAEFEDIAQISHAECEDTAKRSQGEPQDNTQPTESEDIAGRSHSEPEDVAQRCPTESEDIAQRSQAESEVLAQRSQGESEVIAEASRAESEDSCKEIRCISSMDQNTFDLILSGSEENGENLAATAPMQQTGDKELNNVNAEYEAMRKKIQEMQRTINNLVNLAPMEQSPSSSESSSASMNLSRSRSCRAVIMSPSSFAPYEAELNENTTPAEGFRQRPSRSRQGAHGRSISREDFPASVASVPMDTDGTRDQPNAEVTTQQKFPHKKQKVYQGENSRSKHGGSAGKLPRRDSDQDSILSVHVEAEESTEAASAQDISEGWPRSSKGLRWKLFHKSKQGSEIGSSTRASSQLESVLSAPVAWKVFPNVLESDVEDNMSVLNFANERKEDKYEAQRGAGRRRHNRAEHPLRTPSNWRLDFETQRGLIIELWEACFVPLVHRTHFFILFKGDPSDFLYLEVELRRLTILKDTFSEGSNLKSRQAPTPAGSMKALKREREMLAKKVPKRFASTKEKERLYQKWGIRLNTKQRSLQLANLIWTSTMDMGHIRESATLVAKLVGLVAPLDAPKEILGLSFLSRPINKKSSIWRDSMSTL; encoded by the exons ATGTCTGTGGAGGAGAAAATCCTCGTTTCGGTTCGGCTGAGGCCATtgaacgacaaggagaaggccAAGAACGATGTTTCGGATTGGTGCGTCAAGGACAACACCGTCATGTACAACAACAGCCATCCTGATCGCCCCATGTCTCCCTCTGCTTATGGTTTTG ACAGAGTATTTGGGTGGGACTGTCCCACGACGAAGGTGTACGATGAGGGAGCTAAAGAGGTTGCGCTTTCGGTCATCAATGGCATCAATT CAACCATTTTTGCCTATGGACAAACAAGCAGTGGAAAAACCTACACTATGAAGGGAATCACAGATTATGCAGTTGCAGACatatatgactacattgagaAA CATAGTGATAGGGAATTTGTGTTGAAGTTCTCCGCCATGGAGATCTACAACGAAGCTGTCAGAGACCTCCTCAGCTCCGAGAGTGCTCAACTTAGGCTCCTAGACGATCCAGAG AAAGGGACTGTTGTCGAGAAACTTTCAGAAGAGATTTTGAGAGACAGGAACCACCTAGAGGAACTTCTTTCCGTCTGTGAAG CTCAGAGGAAGATCGGAGAGACCTCTCTGAACGAAACTAGCTCAAGATCTCATCAGATTTTGCGACTG ACAATTGAAAGTTCCGCTCGAGAATACCTAGGCATTCAAAGTTCAACCACACTTGCAGCTACTGTG AATTTTGTTGATCTTGCAGGCAGTGAGCGTGTTTCTCAAGGGCTATCAGCTGGTACGAGATTGAAAGAAGGTTGCCACATAAATCGAAGCTTACTGACCCTGGGAACTGTAATTCGCAAACTAAG CAAGGGAAAGAATGTACACGTACCTTATAGAGATTCTAAGCTAACAAGAATACTGCAAAACTCGTTGGGAGGCAATGCCAGGACAGCCATCATTTGCACACTGAGCCCTGCACGAAGTCACGTTGAGCAATCGAAAAACACACTCTTCTTTGCAAATTGTGCAAAAGAGGTGACTACTAATGCAAAGGTCAATGTAGTAAGATCAGATAAGGCGTTGGTAAAGCAACTTCAGAAAGAATTAGCAAAAATGGAAGACGCATTGAGGAGCTTAGCATCAAAGTCAATGCAAGAGAAAGAACTTCTGCTTGAACAG ATGGATAAAGAGATCAACGAACTGACTCAACAACGTGATCTTGCTCAGTCTCGGGTTCAGAATTTGCTAGAATCAACTGGAGACAGCCAAGTTCCAAGAATAGGTGAAAATTCAGGAGCTGAGTCATTATCCGTGGGTGTAAAAGAAGACAACGCATCTGATATTACTGATAGACCTAGTTTTACTGGTTCCTACGAGCACAACCGTCAGCTTTCTGTGAGCTCTGAAGAAAACTTTCTGCTGGACAGTAGTGCTCCAGAGTTTGGTGGGCTTGATTCATTGCCGGATTGGGAGGATCTTGCAGAGTCTGCACATGTTGTGGAAAGATCTCATGCCGAATTTGAAGATATTGCACAAATATCTCACGCAGAATGTGAAGATACTGCAAAAAGATCTCAGGGAGAACCTCAAGATAATACACAACCGACGGAATCTGAAGATATTGCAGGCAGATCTCATTCAGAACCAGAAGATGTTGCACAAAGATGTCCAACAGAATCTGAAGATATTGCACAAAGAAGTCAAGCAGAATCTGAAGTTCTTGCACAAAGAAGTCAAGGAGAATCTGAAGTTATTGCAGAAGCATCTCGTGCGGAATCTGAAGATAGCTGCAAGGAAATTAGATGCATATCAAGCATGGACCAGAAcacttttgatttgattttaagTGGTtctgaagaaaatggagaaaacttAGCTGCAACCGCTCCCATGCAGCAGACAGGAGATAAGGAGTTGAATAACGTTAATGCAGAGTATGAAGCGATGCGGAAAAAGATTCAGGAAATGCAAAGGACAATTAACAACCTTGTTAATCTTGCCCCAATGGAACAAtctccttcttcctctgaaTCTAGCTCTGCAAGTATGAATTTGTCTAGAAGTCGCAGCTGCAGAGCGGTTATCATGAGTCCATCTTCTTTTGCACCGTATGAGGCAGAACTAAACGAGAATACAACACCTGCTGAAGGTTTCCGACAGAGACCTTCCAGATCAAGGCAAGGTGCCCACGGTAGAAGTATATCTAGGGAAGATTTTCCAGCTTCTGTTGCGAGTGTTCCAATGGACACAGATGGCACCAGAGATCAGCCCAATGCAGAGGTTACTACACAGCAGAAATTTCCtcataagaaacaaaaagtcTATCAGGGGGAGAACTCTCGATCCAAGCATGGTGGCTCCGCCGGAAAGTTACCAAGAAGAGATTCTGATCAAGATTCTATTTTGAGCGTTCACGTAGAGGCGGAGGAAAGCACGGAGGCAGCTAGTGCACAGGACATTTCTGAAGGCTGGCCTAGAAGTTCAAAAGGCTTGCGTTGGAAGCTATTTCATAAATCGAAGCAAGGTTCCGAAATTGGAAGCTCAACCAGAGCTAGTTCTCAATTAGAGTCAGTTTTGAGTGCTCCAGTGGCTTGGAAAGTTTTCCCCAATGTCTTGGAGTCTGATGTAGAGGATAATATGAGTGTTCTCAATTTCGCCAATGAACGCAAGGAAGACAAATACGAG GCACAAAGAGGAGCAGGACGGAGGAGGCACAATCGTGCGGAACATCCTTTGAGAACCCCTTCTAATTGGCGCCTTGATTTCGAGACACAGAGGGGACTGATAATCGAGCTGTGGGAGGCTTGCTTTGTGCCATTGGTTCACAGGACACatttcttcattcttttcaAAGGTGATCCGTCTGATTTTCTCTACTTGGAGGTAGAGCTACGAAGGTTGACGATTCTCAAGGACACCTTCTCCGAAGGAAGCAATCTTAAATCCCGCCAAGCTCCCACACCGGCTGGAAG CATGAAGGCTCTTaagcgagagagagaaatgtTAGCCAAGAAAGTGCCGAAGAGGTTTGCATCgacaaaggaaaaagaaaggctTTACCAGAAGTGGGGGATTAGGCTAAACACAAAGCAGAGGAGTCTGCAGTTGGCAAACTTGATATGGACGAGCACAATGGACATGGGGCACATCCGGGAGAGCGCCACCCTTGTTGCGAAGCTGGTTGGCCTTGTTGCACCACTCGATGCTCCCAAGGAAATACTCGGACTCAGCTTCTTATCTCGCCCTATAAACAAGAAATCCTCCATTTGGAGAGATTCCATGTCTACTCTATAG